One window from the genome of Penaeus monodon isolate SGIC_2016 chromosome 2, NSTDA_Pmon_1, whole genome shotgun sequence encodes:
- the LOC119583540 gene encoding piggyBac transposable element-derived protein 3-like, with the protein MAAGWRKERRNSLFSNIVAPMEYQRLLAEFSNSDLSSISDDDDDWPSSPLRRRELFHELCANTESSASESDEENNRDGNVTTRSPEVTSSTAAAQTGASRNLNTNGCHHFRRNINFNHRFTVDVDNHFQGTNFQPTVLSPVDYFMAYLSPEILDAMTLETQKKYMSKKGKPLSLTVDQMKKFIGINFLMSVLKFPRIKMYWQKKTRISVIADAMSRDMFSVIIASLKVFDESLLNAAQRKSDRFHKIRPLIDCVRSRCLELDRPQYVSVDEMIIPFTGRTHLKQFTPRKPNPHGLKIFVSASSDGQVLDFEFFLGKEDLLLNVQRTGLHLRDWGTLKIGEAAVLKFVKSVSRGTSFFFDRFFTTPKLLEILSSLGMGATGTMKKNLVPKQCRLKTENQLKRSGRGFSDCAVRDDSAFCITVWFDKKNIILASNEHSIQPVSTCQRRCKREKRHLEVERPRVVELYDSKMGGVDIIDQVISCYRSATRSAKFTVRAMLHLLDLSCANVWLEYRKDCEKSSSVTMDSMDFKLEIAYSFISEEVLNDDNSESEISEEHDDISRKRTRPLPIAAKHTSRAYHMPDALPPYASRMRCRYPGCNGRTKFSCKSCKVFLCLSYERNCYSLFHLP; encoded by the exons ATGGCGGCTGgctggagaaaagagaggaggaacagtCTCTTCAGCAATATCGTCGCACCCATGG aatacCAGCGACTGCTGGCAGAATTTAGTAATTCTGATTTGAGCAGcatatctgatgatgatgatgactggccTTCATCTCCACTTCGGCGCAGAGAACTCTTTCATGAACTATGTGCCAACACTGAGAGTTCAGCATCTGAGTCTGATGAAGAGAACAACAGAGATGGAAATGTTACCACCAGGTCCCCTGAAGTTACAAGTAGCACTGCAGCTGCCCAGACTGGAGCCAGCAGAAATCTCAATACTAATGGATGTCATCATTTCAGGAGAAATATAAACTTTAATCACAGATTTACTGTAGATGTTGATAATCATTTTCAGGGAACTAATTTTCAACCCACAGTTCTCTCCCCTGTAGATTATTTCATGGCTTACCTCTCACCTGAAATTTTAGATGCAATGACTctagaaacacagaaaaagtaCATGTCCAAAAAAGGAAAGCCATTATCACTAACAGTAGATCAAATGAAAAAGTTTATAGGAATAAATTTCCTTATGTCAGTGTTAAAATTCCCTAGAATTAAAATGTACtggcaaaagaaaacaaggatttCTGTTATAGCTGATGCCATGAGTCGTGACATGTTTTCAGTAATCATAGCTTCTCTGAAAGTCTTTGATGAGAGTCTGTTGAATGCAGCACAGAGGAAATCAGACAGATTTCATAAGATAAGACCACTCATAGATTGTGTTCGTTCACGCTGTTTGGAGTTAGACAGACCTCAATATGTCTCAGTTGATGAAATGATCATTCCATTTACAGGCAGAACACACCTTAAGCAATTTACACCTCGGAAACCAAACCCACATGGCCTAAAGATCTTTGTTTCAGCTAGTAGTGATGGCCAAGTCCTAGATTTTGAGTTTTTTCTGGGTAAGGAAGACTTGCTTTTGAATGTACAAAGAACTGGACTTCATCTTCGAGATTGGGGTACCCTTAAGATAGGAGAAGCTGCAGTCCTAAAATTTGTGAAGTCAGTCAGTAGAGGTACTAGTTTCTTCTTTGATAGGTTTTTTACTACACCTAAGCTCTTAGAAATTCTCTCATCATTAGGAATGGGAGCTACAGGGACAATGAAGAAGAACCTTGTGCCAAAACAGTGTCGATTGAAGACTGAGAATCAGTTAAAGAGATCCGGCAGAGGTTTCTCTGACTGTGCAGTGAGAGATGATTCTGCTTTTTGTATAACTGTATggtttgacaaaaaaaacatcatcttaGCATCTAATGAACATAGTATTCAGCCAGTATCTACTTGTCAGAGGcggtgtaaaagagaaaaacgccACTTAGAAGTGGAACGTCCTAGGGTTGTTGAGCTATACGACTCAAAGATGGGGGGCGTTGATATTATTGATCAGGTCATTAGCTGTTACAGAAGTGCAACACGTTCTGCAAAATTTACTGTTCGAGCAATGTTGCATCTTTTGGACCTCTCTTGCGCAAATGTATGGTTAGAGTACAGAAAAGATTGTGAAAAAAGCAGTTCTGTTACCATGGACAGTATGGATTTTAAATTGGAAATagcttattcttttatttctgaaGAAGTTCTAAATGATGACAACAGTGAGTCTGAGATTTCAGAGGAGCATGATGACATTTCTAGAAAAAGAACAAGGCCCCTTCCCATTGCTGCAAAGCATACTAGCAGGGCATACCATATGCCTGATGCATTACCCCCTTATGCCTCTAGAATGAGATGTCGATATCCAGGGTGCAATGGGAGGACCAAGTTTTCATGCAAAAGTTGCaaagtttttctttgtctttcatatgaaagaaattgctattctcttttccatttgccctga